AGtattctttgtttctttttctttttgctctgtttttgctctggttttctggttttatttttttctcttcagACTTCTTTCGTTTCTTTatttggttttcttttgttttccctttgttttctttgttttccccttttctttttcAATGTCTACATTTTTTGTTAGACATTGTACATTTTTAGTACACGTCAAGAACATTTTTAAATTCATatctaatattttttaaatacatatttttttttgaaaataaatgATTCGATGTCTAAACTTTTCACACACATTTTATAATTTTCGGTATACATCTAAAATAAATGATTCGATGTAGGTTTTTCTCAAAAAAGCAAGACACAGGTGCACCCTTCGACCCCCATGGAGAACGAATCGgcagatgccccccccccccccaattgatCTATCACCCTATATTAGGTCTCCTTTGGTTTCAAGGAATTcagtaggaatttcataggataggatttctgtAGGAAAAAaatctttagagccctttggtttgtaggaatagaATCCTATGATGTGAATTTCCTTTTCCTATACCTACATTGGATTTCAGATACATATCATctcattttctatgatttttctacCCTATGGACCAAATGAGGCATAGGGTCCATAAGAAATAATTAGACTGCAACGCAATGTGACCACACTAAATATCATCCTAGACAAACAAATATGCATATGGCAAATGAAACAAGTTTGACTCACCACTCAAAAACAAAAAGAGTTaaaacagcccccccccccccagggcgatCGATCACCCAATATTAAATAACTATACTGTAATACGTATCTTCTCAATAATAATATATTTCGTATGTCGAAAAAAAGTATACATATTGCAAGCTTCGCAATATTAATATATTCCATTTGTCAAAAAAAACTATACCGCAAGACAATGTAATCACACTAAACATCAGCCCAGACAAATAATTAGGCATATGACAAGTGAAACAAGTTTCATGTGTGCTATTCCATGTAAATCTATTCTTGCTAACAAGCATATGAAAATTCATACTGCATCTCCTGTGTGTCAGGTGTATACTAAAGACATTCGGCATGCTTTATTTGAATGTGCCCGAGTGCAGATGGTTTGGGAAAATTTGGGTTTATTGGAAAAGGTTGAAAGAACTCTGAATGTTGATAAGGCCGGTTCAGCTGTACTAGAGGAGCTGATTTGTACTTCGATTGATGACCCACTATATCTTGCTCAAATCCCTGTATCATGTTTGATTGCGGTGGCCAGTTGGTTCCTATGGTGGGAAAGAAGACAGGGTGGAAAAGGAGAAAAAGATACATGAACTTGAATGTTCTGCCTTATCAATACAAGCTCTTGCTCTTAACTTTTGTCGGGCAGGCACTGTTCAACTTCCGGCAAGATAGGTAATGTGGGCTAAACCATCGCAGGGTACAGTCAAGCTGAATATAGATGCATCATTTGAGTATGAAGGGAGTACTGCTTCCATTGGCATGATCTTGAGAGATGATGCTGGCGATATTATTGCAGCTGAGGTCTCCTATATGGGTAAAACAATTGATGCATATACACCGGAAGCTATGGCTACGAAGAAGGGTCTGCAATTTGCAGATTCTCTAGGTGTTCATAAACTGCTATTTCACACAGATTGTGCAGAATTGGTCAAGGAGATTAATCAAGAAGCAGTTAATTCAATAGCGACCCTTATTCTTAATGATTGCTTTGAGATTTGTGATAATTTTGGTCATGTTAGTTTTGAGCATTGTGCGCGTGAATCGAATCGCGCGGCTCATGAGCTGGCTAGAAGGGCTAGGGTTGATCCTACGGTGTGTGTGGACGGACAATCCTCCATCTTTTATCCGTAGCCTTATTTTAGATGATTTGTCGTTATTTGAGATGAAATAAAATTAGCCATGATGTCATTTCCTAAAAAAAAGTTTGACTCGCCGGTCAAAAATAAAAGAGTTAAAAACACTCCAGATTGCCTCGAAAAAATCTACTCTAGCAGgcgaagaagaaagaaagaaagccaCTGACTAGAAGCCGGACATTCTCCGGAGCACGAACATGCCGAAGCCGATGCCGAGGAACGTggcgatggagatcccgaagatgCCGACGAGGATGCCAGGCACGACGAGCGAGCCCCACCCTTTCGCCGTCGCCATGGCGGCGGCCGTGGTCGGCCCGCCGACGTTGGCGTTGGACGCGATGAGCAGCTGCTTCCTGTCCAGCCCGGCCAGCCTCCCGACTCCGAGCACCACGGCGAGGTGCACCGCCACCTGCACGGCCGCGAACGCGAACACGGCGGGCGCCTTGGTCACCGCGTCCACCACGCTGCCGTTGGCGCCCACCACCGCGAAGAACACCTGCATGAGGATCAGCGCCATGGTCTCCCCCGACGGCGCGAGCCGGCCCAGCGCGCCCGGGAACGCCGTCGCCAgggccaccaccagcgccgtcacGCACGGCAGCGTGCCGCCGGCGGCCACGCCCAGCCCCGCCGCGATCGCCGTGCCGGCCCTGCAGATCGCGAACGAGAGCGCCAGCGCCGCGCCGCCGTGCAGCACCGACATGCTGCCCCGGGGCTCCGCGCCGTCCTGCGGGGAGGAGGCGCTCTTGGGCTCCGGCGGTATCTTGGACGCCAGCGCGAAGAGGGCCGTGAAGTAGAGCGCGGAGATGAGGTTGTCCGCCGCCACGCCGGCCGCCACCACCGACGGCGTCGTGCCCAGCGCCTCCGAGATCGCCACGAAATTCACCGCTGCCGCCGCCATGATCACATCACAGTGCGTTCATCAGACATGATCGATCAAATGCATCCATCAGTTTACATCTAGCAAATCCATTACCTCCGCCAATGTAGCTCCCCATGAGAGCGGCGGCGATCTTCCAGCCGTCCTGGCCGAGCGACCTCATCGGGAACAGCAGATAAGCCACCGTCGTGCCGATTACAGTTGCAACTACATCCAATTACACCAATCATCCTAAACTGTAACAGTACAGAGTGACAGTGGCCATGGATTTGCTCAACTGTTTCTGTTAAGgatagaagaaaacaaaagaaaagaagggTCTTTCGGGCCTACCTGATCCGATGAGGAAGGCCTTGAGGAGGTCGCCGGTGGTGCGGACGACGCGGCGGAGGTCGGCGCCGAGGAGCAGGAGCGGCACGGCGACGGGGAGCAGGTACTCCATGACGACGGCCTGCGCGGGCGCGCCGGGCGCCACCAgccccgccgacgccgccgccagcCCCGCCAGGATGCTCACCAGCGCCCCGCTCAGCGCCGCGCCCCACGCCGTCCGCTCCTCCGCCCTGACCAACACATACACGGATGGATCACTCCTAGTCCTCCACGGCGGCGACGGACGGACGGACGTAGCACGCGCGAGCTGAGGGGTCTCGGCCGGCAGGTCAGGTGGTTTGCGTGTCGGTTACCAGGTGCCGAAGGCCGCGGCGGAGAGGAGGAACGCCCAGTTGCCCCACTGGTCGCCGGGCGCGATGACGGGCACGGCTCGGAGCGGCCGGACATGCCGGAGCCGAGACAGGcactcgctgccgccgccgtcacgcGAGAGGCGACGGAGCGGCAATCGCGGTGACCGAGGCGCTAGCAGCCGGAGGCTGCCGGGGCAGCGTCGGAGGAGGAGATGGCACGGCGGCGAGGGGGAGGGGAGGAGCAGGGAGGCGGCCAGCGGCGCCATGCCGGCCGCGCGATCCAAATCCtctgcttgtttgtttgttgtggCGCGGCAACGGCAGCGCTGGGCCAAGTGTTCTCGCTCGTGAGGTCGACCCAACCAACGGCCGAAATAACATTGGACAAGTGATGGCGACATTCTTGTCTTCTTGTTCTGCATCTGATGTTTTTTGGTGTCTTCTGTACCAACCACACTAGTACAGCATGTTGTTACTTATGAGAAGCAAAAAACATATAATTAGGAAATTCTccttctgtaaactaatataaaagcgtttaaatcattaaatgctcttatattagtttacggagagaGTACTATCTtgtttcaaaataataataataataaggaaTATCAATTGAAAAGCTTGGTTAAGATGCAAGATGCAGCCGGCCGAACTACTCTTCTTGTATAGTCTCTGTGGCCGGCATCCGTCTGCTTCCTGGCATTTTCCTTGGCTCCAAATGTAGTGCAGGCTGCTTGTTCTATACTCAAACCTGTCATCAGAGCTTATGATGCCTTCATCATCATGTCTTGATTAATCAGACACTACTTTCTAGATCCATGGAATGCAGATGATCAACAGAAAAATTCAGAGGTCTCATCATCAATCAGCAGACAATCATGTAGTTAATCTATCAAGAAGAAGGTTGGTATTGGAAAATTGATGGTGACTCAAATTGCTGTGGATCAGGTCTCCGTTTTTGTATGTCAACCTTTTCCAACTTTGAGtgaaataaaacaaggtcaaaatgtCTATACATAATTCCGAGACAAAAATTTGTGTTATAGTAGAATATTTTATCAAATTGAGTTTTCCACCAATTGTTTCAGAACTTGAAACATATGTTTTTTTTTCTTGGCAACGAAATTATCTCCTTGTACCATGTACCATGATAAACCACACCAAGTACCTAGCTATGGTCCTAGTACATTTTTAGAGATGGTCCTGAGATGAGAGTATTTGATGTGACAGGTTACAGCAACCTTATTTGTGAGCTAAATATATACTGTACTATGTATATATGCAAGATGCGGGCGGTTGGACCGTCTTGGTGTACTATGTGGTCTGCATCTGTTCCTGGCCTTTTTCCTTTGTGCAAATTATAATTCTGTCCTTAAACGTATCATCATAACTGATGCCTTCATCGTCATGCCTTGATTAATCAGAATCTACTTTCATGATTCATGGAATGCAAGCGATTAGGAGGAAATTGCCATGTTAAGAAAGATGCATAAGTCTTGTGACCAATCACAGGAGGCAGCCATGCATTATCCTATCAACAAAAGGCTGGCCACAATGTCTTCCATGGGGGATCATGCAGATACAGGTGTCCAAACCAAGACCAGTCAAGGCCAACCACTAGACTGCACCTACTACATCAGATAAGACAATGCAAATGATTAGCAACACAGATGCTAGGAGGAACCTTCTGACTACCCCCAATTGACAAGCATAATCACACAATTAGCAACATAATCCCAGATGATTCTTCATAAGCGGATCAATACTCTGGATCTTGGGGCATCACAGGTTGGCAGCCATTCTCTTCTCTGCACATACATGTACATGACACAACAGGTGTCCAAGATTGGCAAACAGTGTCTGTTTAAGGGTCAATGATTTGCAGATAACAGAGGGACAAACAGCCCCAAATCATGACCGTGACAAAACAGAACGCAGAAGCTTCTTATACCAACAGACATTACGTATAGGGTTACATCTAAAATGAACACTATCCAAAATAAAGTCAGTCGTGGCGCCCTCCATTGATAAGACAAAGGGGCAAGAATTTAGCTGTCATGTATTGCATCCAGATAAGGCTCCTTGAAGCCTTATAAATAGACGAGACCATGCAGGGAGGAGACATCAAGCAGAAGTGCAAGCAAGCAACCAAGAAAGTTCAGTCACACAcacctccttcaccaccatgggtgaGAAAGTCTGTGCCAGCGATCTCATCGGAGTCTACAAGGGCGAAAGGCGGAGCGGGGTTCGGCCGCTGCCGCGTCGCGGGCAGATAAAGCTGAGGATCGCGCACTTCGTGATGCACTCCGTCGCCTCGGCGCTTCAAATTCTTGATCACAAGTGAATGTATGTCACTGGCTCCGTAGATGTTAGGATCTGTTGTAAGCCGCTCCCTATGTGTAGCTGTCTGTTTTTATGAATTTGAGAATGTTACTCCTATTTCGATCTGCACATGATCATGGCGTGGTCCGTTCTCGCTTTCACGGTTTGTTGCTCTTGGCTTGCATCATTTTGGTCTGTGTTTTGATCACTGCAACTAAAATGATGTTTACCATCTAGTTCATTGTTTGAGCTCGACGATGCAGGAATTTCTCTCGCGTCCCTGTAGTGATAAGAGCGCATTATCTAACAGCTTTGAAGCCCAGGCAGCCATCCTTTTGCCAATcctaaacaaaagaaagaaaagccCAACCCGCCTTCATTGGTTGAGCAAGGGGCATTTACCTATCAGTCCCAGTCCTAAGGCGCAATCGAAGCACTAAGCCCAATTACAGCTTTACTCCGTAAATTGGACCTCATTCTCCTAGTCCTATTCCTGATTGTTATTTCGGATTCTGTGCCTGGGTGGTATCTTCTTACTATTGATTCAACCTCTTCGGGCAAACGTTGTCACTTCCTTTATTTGAAAAAAGGGGTCTAGAACTACAGTGATCTGATACCTTGTTCCCTTGGTCTGGGTAGGTAGGTTATGTAGGCTACAACTATTCATAGGTTGTTCAATCACAAAAGGCCAAATAATCGATTACTAGTATGCCGGATATTGCCAGGAGGCCCTTCCCCCTATGTTTGACTCATCCAAGATGGGttcacatgttggaaatatgccctagaggcaataataaattggttattattatatctccttgttcatgataatcgtttattatccatgctagaattgtattgataggaaactcagatacatgtgtggatacatagacaacaccatgtccctagtaagcctctagttgactagctcattgatcaatagatggttacggtttcctgaccatggacattggatgtcgttgataacgggatcacatcactaggagaatgatgtgatggacaagacccaatcctaagcctagcacaaagatcgtgtagttcgtatgctaaagcttttctaatgtcaagtatcatttccttagaccatgagattgtgcaactcccggatactgtaggagtgctttgggtgtgccaaacgtcacaacgtaactgggtggctataaaggtacactacaggtatctcccaaagtgtctgttgggttggcacgaatcgagactgggatttgtcactccgtgtaaactgagaggtatctctgggcccactcggtaggacatcatcgtaatgtgcacaatgtgaccaaggagttgatcatgggatgatgtgttacggaacgagtaaagagactttccggtaatgagattgaacaaggtatcgggataccgacgatcgaatctcgggcaagtatcataccgatggacaaagggaattgtatacgggattgattgaatccttgacatcatggttcatctgatgagatcatcgtggaacatgtgggagccaacatgggtatccagatcccgctgttggttattgaccggagagttgtctcggtcatgtctgcatggttcccgaacccatagggtctacacacttaaggttcgatgatgctaggattatagggaatagatacacgtggttaccgaatgttgttcggagtcccggatgagatcccgaacatcacgaggagttccggaatggtccggaggtaaagatttatatatgggaagtcctgttttggtcaccggaaaagtttcgggtgctatcggtaacgtaccgggaccaccgggagggtcccgggggtccaccaagtggggccaccagccccggagggctgcatgggccaggtgtgggaggggaccagccctaggtgggctggtgcgcccccccaccagggcccaaggcgaagagagaagggaaaagggggaaaccctaggctcagatgggcctaaggcccacctagtggtgcgccccccctctctccccccttggccgccccctagatgggatctagggctggccgccacccctaggggtggaaacctaggtgggggcgcagcccctcccctccccctatatatacttgaggttttgggctgccatagacacgagaacatctccttcttggcgcagccctacccctctccctcctcgtctcttgtggtgcttggcgaagccctgctggagtaccgctctcctcgaccaccaccacgccgtcatgctgctgctggatggagtcttccccaacctctccttctccccttgctggatcaaggcgtaggagacgtcaccgggctgtacgtgtgttgaacacggaggtgccgtccgttcggcactaggatcatcgttgatttggatcacgacgagtacgactccatcaaccccgttcacttgaacgcttccgcttagcgatctataagggtatgtagatgcactctccttcccctcgttgctagattactccatagattgatcttggtgatgcgtagaaaattttgaatttctgctacgttccccaacagtggcatcatgagctaggtctatgcgtagtttctatgcacgagtagaacacaaagcagttgtgggcgtcgatattgtcaatttacttgccgttactagtattatattgattcggcggcatcgtgggatgaagcggcccggaccgaccttagacgtactcttacgtgagactggttccaccgactgacatgcactagttgcataaggtggctagcgggtgtctgtctctcccactttagtcggatcggattcgatgaaaagggtccttatgaagggtaaatagaaattggcatatcatgttgtggttttcacgtaggtaagaaacgttcttgctagaaacctatagcagccacgtaaaaacttgcaacaacaattagaggacgtctaactcgtttttgcagcatatgccgtgtgatgtgatatggccaaaaggatgtgatgaatgatatatgtgatgtatgagattgatcatgttcttgtaataggaatcacgacttgcatgtcgatgagtatgacaaccggcaggagccataggagttgtcattatttatttatgacctgcgtgtcaatataaacgtcatgtaattactttactttattgctaaagcgttagccatagtagtagaagtaatagatgacgagacaacttcaagaagatacgatgatggagatcatggtgtcatgccggtgacaacaatgatcatggagccccgaagatggagatcaaaaggagcaaaatgatattggccatatcatgtcactatttgattgcatgtgatgtttatcatgtttttgcatcttatttgcttagaacgacggtagtaaataagatgatccctcattaaaatttcaagaaagtgttccccctaactgtgcaccgttgcgaaagttcgtcatttcgaagcaccacgtgatgatcgggtgtgatagattctaacgttcgaatacaacgggtgttgacgagcctagcatgtacaaacatggcctcgggacacatgcgaaacacttaggttgacttgacgagcctagcatgtacaaacatggcctcggaacacagaagaccgaaaggtcgaacatgagtcgtatagaagatacgatcaacatgagatgttcaccgatattgactagtccgtctcacgtgatgatcggacacgacctagttgactcggatcatgtttcacttagatgactagagggatgtctatctgagtgggagttcattagatgaactcaattatcatgaacatagtctgaattgtcttcgcaaatatgttgtagataaatagctcacgttgtgactccctgtttcaatacgttcctagagaaagaccaagttgaaagatattgtaagcactgatgcggactaggtccgtagtccgaggagtgtcctcactgctacacagaaggcttacgtcttaaatcaccgctcgatgtgcaaacccctacaacgtcgtatgtggatgttgtgaacacctgacagacacatcctgatgactacttgatagtttagtgcaccatacgttacggcttagaatcaggattccaatgacgttttgaacgccatagaacatatgagatgttccaagagctgaaattgggatttcaggctcatgcccgtgttgagaggtgtgagacctctgacaagttcttttgccaacaagatggaggagaatagctcagctagtaagcatgtgctcagaatgtctgggtgctacaatcacttaaatcaagtgggagttaaacttccagataagatagtgattgatagagttctctagccactatcactaagctactagatcttcgtgatgaaccatgacatgcaagggatggagttgatcccggagctgttcgcggtgcttaagactgcaaaaggtagaaatcaagaaggagcatcaagtgttgatggtttaacaagaccactggtttcaagaagggcaagggctaaaagggaaacttcatggatggcaaaccagttgccgctccagtgaaggaacccaaggttgaacccaaacccgagactgagtgcttctattgtaaggggaacggtcactggtagcggaattaccccaaatgcatggtagataagaaggctggaaacttcaacaaagtatatacgtgttattaatgtgtacctcactagtactcctggtagcacctgggtattggataccggttcagtcactattattggtgacttgaagcaaaagctacgactaaacggagactggctgagggcgaggtgacgatgtgtgttggaagtgtttccaaagttgatgagatcaccatcgcacgctccatctaccttcgagattagtattgaacctagataaatgttatcaggtgtctacgttgagcatgaatatgatttgatcatgttcattgcaatacggtcattcatttaagttagagaataatggttattctgtttacatgaatgatacctttcatggtcatgcaccctatgtgaatggttcattgaatctcggtcgtggtgatacacatgttcacgccaaaagatgtagagttaataatgatagtaccattttcttgtggcactgccgcttaggtcatattggcgtaagatgcatgaagaaactccatattgatggatgtttggagtcacttgattttgaatcgcttgacacatgcgagccatgcctcatgggcaggatgactaagaccccgttttcaggtacaatgaaatgggcaagtgacttgttggaaatcatacatgctgatgcgtgtgatccaatgagaattgaagcgtgcggtggatatcgctattttctcatcttcactgacgatttgagtagatataggtatatttacttaatgaagcacaagtctgaaacgtttgaaaagttcaggcgatttcagagtgaagttaagaatcatcataacaaataagatcatgttcctatgatctgatcaaaagggtattttctgagttatgagtttggcaatcacttaagacattgtggaattgtttcacagttgaagccacctggaacaccacaaggtaatggtgtgtccggacgtcgtaatcgaaccctatgagatatggtgcgatctatgatgtctcttaccaatctaccattttcattttgaggttatgcgttagagacagctgcattcactttagataggacaccatttaAGTCCATTGAAACGACGtcgtgtgaacattggtttggcaagaaaccaaagtt
The sequence above is drawn from the Triticum aestivum cultivar Chinese Spring chromosome 7A, IWGSC CS RefSeq v2.1, whole genome shotgun sequence genome and encodes:
- the LOC123150586 gene encoding uncharacterized membrane protein YjcL; amino-acid sequence: MAPLAASLLLPSPSPPCHLLLRRCPGSLRLLAPRSPRLPLRRLSRDGGGSECLSRLRHVRPLRAVPVIAPGDQWGNWAFLLSAAAFGTWAEERTAWGAALSGALVSILAGLAAASAGLVAPGAPAQAVVMEYLLPVAVPLLLLGADLRRVVRTTGDLLKAFLIGSVATVIGTTVAYLLFPMRSLGQDGWKIAAALMGSYIGGAVNFVAISEALGTTPSVVAAGVAADNLISALYFTALFALASKIPPEPKSASSPQDGAEPRGSMSVLHGGAALALSFAICRAGTAIAAGLGVAAGGTLPCVTALVVALATAFPGALGRLAPSGETMALILMQVFFAVVGANGSVVDAVTKAPAVFAFAAVQVAVHLAVVLGVGRLAGLDRKQLLIASNANVGGPTTAAAMATAKGWGSLVVPGILVGIFGISIATFLGIGFGMFVLRRMSGF